Proteins co-encoded in one Phycisphaeraceae bacterium genomic window:
- the thiE gene encoding thiamine phosphate synthase: MIDANFNRAREGLRVLEDLARFEAQDAGLAREGKELRHALTAAVEGLGFSGLERVASRDTPGDVGTTISTEGERSRASLDAVAAAAAARVSEALRVIEELAKTREQGGTFEGLRYRVYTLEREVRLCLARKGRQWALCVLLTESLCDHWSWRDIVAQALIGGADCVQLREKGMTDRALVARARELVELIAGRADVIINDRVDVALAAGATGVHVGQTDLPVRIVREVSRGRLIVGISASTLSEVDQEADYVGLGPMFATTTKHKPTIAGPNLIREFVAAPGVCNLPHVAIGGISPENVGELVSSGCCGVAVSSAVCGAQEPAEVSQALVAALESNRKARTGRGWSA, from the coding sequence ATGATTGATGCGAATTTCAATCGAGCCCGAGAGGGGCTGCGGGTTCTGGAAGATCTGGCACGATTCGAAGCCCAGGATGCGGGGCTTGCGCGCGAGGGGAAGGAACTGCGACACGCCTTGACCGCTGCGGTCGAAGGGCTGGGGTTCAGCGGGCTCGAGCGGGTCGCATCGCGCGACACGCCGGGCGATGTCGGAACCACGATCTCGACCGAGGGTGAGCGATCGCGTGCGTCGCTCGATGCGGTGGCTGCGGCGGCTGCAGCACGGGTCAGCGAGGCGCTGCGCGTGATTGAGGAATTGGCCAAGACACGCGAGCAAGGCGGAACATTCGAAGGCTTGCGATATCGCGTGTACACGCTTGAGCGGGAGGTACGACTCTGCCTGGCACGAAAGGGGCGGCAGTGGGCATTGTGCGTGCTGTTGACCGAGTCGCTGTGTGACCATTGGTCGTGGCGCGATATTGTGGCTCAGGCGCTGATTGGCGGGGCCGATTGTGTGCAACTGCGTGAAAAGGGGATGACGGATCGGGCACTTGTCGCGCGGGCGCGCGAGCTTGTCGAACTTATCGCGGGCCGGGCCGATGTGATCATCAATGATCGGGTCGATGTGGCGCTCGCGGCTGGAGCAACGGGCGTGCATGTCGGGCAGACGGATCTTCCGGTTCGAATAGTGCGCGAAGTTTCGCGCGGGCGGCTCATCGTTGGCATCTCGGCAAGCACGCTGAGCGAAGTCGATCAGGAAGCCGACTATGTCGGACTGGGGCCGATGTTTGCAACGACGACCAAGCACAAGCCGACCATCGCGGGTCCGAATCTGATTCGCGAGTTTGTCGCGGCACCCGGGGTGTGTAACCTGCCGCACGTTGCAATCGGTGGGATTTCGCCCGAGAATGTCGGGGAGTTGGTGTCGAGCGGGTGCTGTGGCGTTGCGGTGAGTAGTGCGGTGTGCGGTGCACAAGAACCGGCCGAGGTAAGTCAGGCACTGGTCGCGGCTCTCGAAAGCAATCGGAAGGCAAGAACCGGGCGTGGATGGTCAGCGTAA
- the rplC gene encoding 50S ribosomal protein L3, with product MSVMLMGTKLGMTRVFTEDGKSVPVTVIELGPCVVTQIRTNEKDGYSAVQIGYGAMKARNSTIPMIGHDAKAGADPLRRHAEFRCTEEEASKFELGQTLGIEAIEGIGYVDVIANSKGKGFAGVMKRYGFKGQQASHGVERKHRSPGSIGGHATNRGFSGKLKKGKRMSGRLGDERVTVRSLDVVRIDKDRNLLLVKGPVPGPNKSIVQVRNAVRLNTSKQGKTAGK from the coding sequence ATGTCAGTGATGCTGATGGGAACCAAGTTGGGAATGACCCGTGTGTTCACGGAGGACGGCAAGAGTGTGCCGGTGACCGTGATCGAACTTGGTCCGTGCGTCGTCACGCAGATCCGGACGAACGAGAAGGACGGCTATTCGGCTGTGCAGATCGGGTATGGAGCGATGAAGGCTCGCAACTCGACGATCCCGATGATCGGGCACGATGCCAAGGCGGGTGCAGATCCTCTTCGGCGGCATGCGGAGTTCCGCTGCACCGAGGAAGAGGCTTCGAAGTTCGAGCTCGGGCAGACACTCGGGATCGAGGCGATTGAAGGGATCGGATACGTCGACGTCATTGCCAACAGCAAGGGTAAAGGCTTCGCGGGTGTGATGAAGCGGTACGGGTTCAAGGGTCAGCAGGCATCGCACGGCGTGGAGCGCAAGCACCGTTCGCCGGGGTCGATCGGCGGGCACGCGACCAACCGCGGTTTTTCGGGCAAGTTGAAGAAGGGCAAGAGAATGTCGGGGCGCTTGGGTGACGAGCGCGTCACGGTTCGCAGCCTCGATGTGGTTCGTATTGACAAGGATCGGAATTTGCTGCTGGTCAAGGGGCCGGTGCCGGGTCCGAACAAGAGTATTGTGCAAGTTCGCAATGCCGTGCGCCTGAATACAAGCAAGCAGGGCAAGACGGCTGGGAAGTGA
- a CDS encoding FHA domain-containing protein — MQVELVQVSATGKLAMQALKPGRYVLGRDTQCALRVPDGQVSRQHCEFEVRSDGISLRDLGSRNGTWVNTTRVERASLRSGDLIAIGPLVLVVRIDGDPEHIDPVLLFEQGRPRGEDAPPKPVKQPKSAPRPSVMDDDETSNGVRNDESSIIDFDFDFRDDNDDQPPL; from the coding sequence GTGCAGGTTGAACTCGTACAGGTCAGCGCGACTGGCAAACTCGCCATGCAGGCCCTCAAGCCGGGCCGTTACGTCCTTGGCCGCGACACTCAGTGCGCCTTGCGCGTTCCCGACGGGCAGGTATCACGCCAGCATTGCGAGTTCGAGGTCCGTTCCGACGGAATCTCGCTTCGCGATCTGGGATCACGCAATGGCACATGGGTCAACACGACCCGCGTCGAGCGAGCATCGCTGCGTTCGGGCGACCTGATCGCCATCGGGCCACTCGTGCTCGTTGTGCGCATCGATGGCGACCCGGAACACATCGATCCCGTCCTGCTCTTTGAACAAGGACGCCCACGCGGGGAGGATGCGCCACCCAAGCCTGTCAAGCAGCCCAAATCGGCGCCCAGGCCCTCGGTCATGGACGACGATGAAACCTCCAACGGCGTGCGCAACGACGAGAGCTCGATCATCGATTTCGACTTCGACTTCCGCGACGACAACGACGATCAGCCACCGCTTTGA
- the rpsJ gene encoding 30S ribosomal protein S10 codes for MTGGKIRIRMEAYDHIALDASAKEIVDHAKRTNAKVKGPIPLPTRIERYTVLRGPFIDKKSREQFEIRTHKRVIDIVEPNARTVEALNRLVVPAGVFVRIKA; via the coding sequence ATGACCGGTGGCAAGATCCGAATTCGGATGGAGGCGTATGACCACATCGCTCTCGACGCTTCGGCGAAGGAGATTGTGGATCATGCCAAGCGCACCAACGCGAAGGTGAAGGGCCCGATTCCGCTTCCGACGCGGATTGAGCGCTACACGGTGTTGCGCGGTCCTTTCATCGACAAGAAGAGTCGCGAACAGTTCGAGATTCGCACACACAAGCGGGTGATCGACATTGTCGAGCCCAACGCACGCACGGTCGAGGCTCTTAATCGCCTCGTCGTTCCTGCTGGTGTGTTTGTGCGTATCAAGGCGTGA
- the hemW gene encoding radical SAM family heme chaperone HemW translates to MLPGRVRSLYLHVPFCSHKCHYCDFYSLVDRQDRQVQFVERLVREIRAISPWGGNLETIFVGGGTPTLLAPELWQIFLKELHEHFVLSSQCEFTVECNPETASAELMAVLKAGGVNRLSLGVQSFNPVHLKTLERVHRLESVPRAIGLAREAAIDRISIDLIYAIPGQTLADWSHDLDTAIRLGTDHVSCYNLTYEPRTAMTARLERGEFEPTPEETEIEMFELTGQRLRESGFERYEVSNYARPDQACRHNLAYWRQDDWLAAGPSASAHVGGHRWKNTPHLETYLSDDCNGFASITDHEPPDAARALRERIMTGLRLAEGLDADRLLRDCASDCPQFCQALEQEIGRVRDEGLIQREDSIITITERGIILADGIAARLMSALL, encoded by the coding sequence GTGCTGCCAGGCCGCGTTCGGTCGTTGTACCTTCATGTGCCATTCTGCTCGCACAAGTGCCACTACTGTGATTTCTACAGCCTGGTCGATCGGCAGGATCGTCAGGTGCAATTTGTCGAACGTCTGGTGCGAGAAATCCGCGCGATTTCGCCCTGGGGGGGAAATCTGGAGACCATCTTCGTCGGGGGAGGCACCCCAACCCTGCTGGCCCCTGAATTATGGCAGATTTTTCTTAAGGAATTGCATGAGCACTTTGTGCTTTCGAGCCAGTGCGAGTTCACAGTTGAGTGCAATCCGGAGACGGCTTCGGCGGAACTGATGGCGGTGCTCAAGGCTGGCGGAGTCAATCGTCTCAGTCTGGGGGTTCAGTCATTCAACCCCGTACACCTCAAGACCCTCGAGCGCGTGCATCGACTCGAAAGCGTGCCACGGGCGATCGGTCTGGCGCGCGAAGCAGCGATCGACAGAATCTCGATTGATCTGATCTACGCCATTCCGGGCCAGACCCTCGCGGACTGGTCGCACGATCTGGATACAGCCATCAGGCTCGGCACCGATCATGTCTCGTGCTACAACCTGACGTATGAACCTCGGACAGCGATGACCGCCCGGCTCGAACGTGGTGAGTTTGAACCCACGCCCGAAGAGACAGAGATCGAAATGTTTGAACTGACGGGACAAAGATTGCGCGAGTCCGGATTCGAGCGGTACGAAGTGAGCAACTACGCCAGACCCGACCAGGCATGCCGGCACAACCTCGCGTACTGGAGGCAGGACGACTGGCTTGCAGCCGGACCGTCAGCATCGGCGCACGTCGGCGGTCATCGTTGGAAAAACACGCCCCATCTTGAGACCTACTTGAGCGATGATTGCAACGGATTCGCGTCCATCACCGATCACGAACCACCAGATGCGGCGCGTGCCCTGCGCGAGCGCATCATGACGGGGCTTCGCCTGGCGGAGGGGCTTGATGCAGACCGATTGCTTCGAGACTGCGCGAGTGATTGTCCGCAGTTCTGCCAAGCACTGGAGCAGGAGATCGGACGTGTGCGCGACGAAGGGCTGATCCAGCGTGAAGATTCAATCATCACCATCACCGAGCGTGGGATCATCCTGGCCGATGGGATCGCTGCTCGCCTCATGAGCGCGCTCCTGTGA
- a CDS encoding 6-phosphogluconolactonase — MAQPYDLVPQPESPRLPGKVGVFPGEDELIDAVASDLFVQASTCVRSFGDFHLAISGGSMIEKVCMRLMVDPKFRSMPWSRTQLWIASDPLDLGEPALTATRIVREILLDHAGIPRSQTHVFPVDCALSLEDYQREVCEHLEWRERGHDRLDFIALSLDQDTLYSGLEPVDSIEQGTVVSRFRSAQGLEHAAMTPWFVSAARFVALLAGGAECRDRIASLTQRYASSHDAPGVSLIDGIQCWYIDRNILADGSES; from the coding sequence ATGGCCCAACCGTACGACCTCGTCCCCCAGCCCGAGTCCCCGCGTCTGCCGGGCAAGGTCGGGGTCTTTCCCGGCGAGGACGAACTCATCGATGCTGTCGCATCTGACCTTTTTGTCCAGGCTTCAACCTGTGTCCGCTCATTTGGCGACTTTCATCTGGCAATCTCTGGCGGTTCGATGATCGAGAAGGTCTGTATGCGCCTCATGGTCGATCCCAAGTTTCGCAGCATGCCCTGGTCGCGCACTCAACTCTGGATCGCATCCGATCCGCTTGATCTGGGCGAGCCTGCCCTCACTGCGACCCGGATTGTTCGAGAGATCCTGCTCGACCACGCGGGCATTCCGCGCAGCCAGACTCACGTCTTTCCTGTGGATTGCGCATTGAGCCTCGAAGACTACCAGCGCGAAGTCTGCGAGCATCTCGAATGGCGCGAGCGCGGGCACGATCGCCTCGACTTTATTGCTCTGAGCCTCGACCAGGACACGCTCTACAGCGGCCTCGAACCGGTCGATTCAATCGAACAGGGAACCGTGGTCTCGCGTTTTCGCTCAGCGCAAGGGCTCGAACACGCCGCCATGACGCCGTGGTTTGTCAGTGCCGCCCGCTTTGTGGCGCTGCTCGCCGGAGGTGCCGAGTGCCGCGATCGCATCGCCAGCCTCACCCAGCGCTATGCCAGTTCGCACGACGCTCCGGGCGTGTCGCTCATCGACGGGATTCAGTGCTGGTATATCGATCGCAACATCCTGGCCGATGGGTCTGAGTCATGA
- a CDS encoding RluA family pseudouridine synthase, producing the protein MTQIQPNARVSVRIAYEDDDVLVVEKPSRVVTMPGIGHEHDSLLNGLFATHGSRLAQLGGDRSFGLLHRLDRETSGLVIVALRQQAYEHIFQQFKQRSIAKFYWALVHKPPRTDRGVIRLAIEEVSTRVDKYTTRKMARISRSGKPALTAYRVLQNNDLAALIEARPVTGRLHQVRVHLDAIGCAILGDEWYGPRAVADAAPRLALHAHRLRFVHPMTGQPVDVRSRWPGDLKRTLTRVRLMRPDLAPESQERAHEASSDPIGQDDPTLGDGDD; encoded by the coding sequence ATGACCCAGATTCAGCCCAACGCCCGCGTCTCAGTCCGCATCGCGTACGAAGACGACGATGTGCTTGTCGTCGAGAAGCCATCGCGCGTTGTCACCATGCCCGGCATCGGGCACGAGCACGATTCACTGCTCAACGGCCTTTTCGCCACGCACGGCAGCCGACTTGCCCAACTCGGGGGCGATCGGTCCTTTGGCCTGTTGCACCGCCTCGACCGCGAAACCAGTGGCCTCGTGATCGTCGCGCTGCGTCAGCAGGCCTACGAACACATCTTCCAGCAGTTCAAACAACGAAGCATCGCCAAGTTCTATTGGGCCCTCGTTCACAAGCCCCCACGCACCGACCGCGGCGTCATCCGTCTGGCCATTGAGGAAGTCTCCACGCGAGTCGACAAGTACACCACTCGCAAAATGGCCCGTATCTCGCGCTCGGGCAAGCCGGCGCTCACAGCGTACCGCGTCCTTCAGAACAACGATCTTGCAGCACTTATCGAAGCCCGCCCCGTCACCGGGCGGCTCCATCAGGTGCGCGTTCATCTTGATGCCATCGGGTGCGCGATTCTCGGCGACGAGTGGTACGGGCCGCGCGCCGTTGCAGACGCTGCTCCCAGACTCGCACTGCACGCCCATCGATTGCGATTTGTGCATCCCATGACCGGCCAGCCCGTGGATGTCCGATCACGCTGGCCCGGCGACCTCAAACGCACGCTCACGCGTGTTCGCCTGATGCGCCCCGATCTCGCGCCCGAATCACAGGAGCGCGCTCATGAGGCGAGCAGCGATCCCATCGGCCAGGATGATCCCACGCTCGGTGATGGTGATGATTGA
- the ruvB gene encoding Holliday junction branch migration DNA helicase RuvB has translation MLHMATDRIISAEAVSNPEDERLNWSLRPERMSEYVGQPELIERLSIAIEAVRQRDEPLDHVLLHGPPGLGKTTLAHVIAREMGSRLHTTSGPALARGTDLVACLTRLERGDVLFIDEIHRLPVAVEEFIYPAMEDFRIDICLDTGLNARTVQINCQPFTLIGATTRAGLLSAPLRSRFGIVHHLRYYNEHELLTILERSSDLLGVVPAAGSLARIANRSRGTPRIANRLLRRVRDFSQVRADCVFSTPVVDAALKLEGVDHLGLDELDRAYMRIIGTTYQGGPVGLETVAATMNEDAGTLEDVVEPYLLQIGFLSRTKRGRALTAAGALHIGRGVRAAPADYGHDALFE, from the coding sequence CTGTTGCACATGGCTACCGATCGCATCATCTCCGCCGAAGCGGTCTCCAACCCCGAAGACGAGCGCCTCAACTGGTCGCTGCGCCCCGAGCGCATGAGCGAATACGTCGGTCAGCCGGAGTTGATCGAGCGCCTGAGCATCGCCATCGAAGCCGTGCGCCAGCGCGATGAACCCCTCGACCACGTCCTGCTGCACGGGCCCCCGGGCCTGGGCAAAACTACTTTGGCCCACGTCATCGCCCGAGAGATGGGGTCAAGGCTGCACACAACTTCCGGCCCCGCTCTGGCCCGAGGCACCGACCTGGTCGCCTGCCTCACCCGCCTCGAACGTGGCGATGTCCTGTTCATCGACGAGATCCACCGTCTCCCCGTCGCGGTCGAAGAGTTCATCTACCCCGCGATGGAAGACTTCCGGATCGACATTTGCCTCGACACCGGCCTCAACGCGCGCACGGTACAGATCAACTGTCAGCCGTTCACCCTCATCGGCGCCACCACGCGCGCCGGGCTGCTCAGTGCCCCCCTGCGCTCGCGCTTCGGCATCGTCCATCACCTGCGCTACTACAACGAGCACGAACTGCTGACGATTCTGGAACGAAGCAGCGACCTTCTGGGTGTTGTGCCCGCAGCCGGTTCCCTCGCCCGCATCGCCAACCGCTCCCGAGGCACGCCCCGCATCGCCAATCGCCTCCTGCGCCGCGTCCGCGATTTTTCACAGGTCCGCGCCGATTGCGTGTTTTCCACACCGGTTGTCGACGCCGCCCTCAAACTCGAAGGCGTCGACCACCTCGGACTTGACGAACTTGACCGTGCCTATATGCGCATCATCGGCACAACCTATCAGGGCGGACCCGTCGGGCTCGAAACCGTCGCCGCAACCATGAACGAGGACGCCGGCACCCTCGAAGACGTGGTCGAGCCATACCTCCTTCAGATCGGGTTCCTGTCGCGCACCAAGCGTGGGCGGGCCCTGACGGCTGCGGGAGCATTGCACATCGGTCGCGGGGTTCGTGCCGCACCAGCCGACTATGGCCACGATGCCTTGTTTGAATGA
- a CDS encoding adenylosuccinate synthase: MKSDREHASTAVIGLQWGDEGKGKLVDVLGRDHDAVVRYNGGANAGHSIVIGGERFAVHLIPVGVFLPGVLAVIGNGVVIDPETLVRELEGLEARGIDTSGLRISSRAHIVMPYHKLEDAAREERAGADGKAIGTTRRGIGPAYADKAQRRGAIRVIDLLDAQRLRERVEEACRIKSAMFPGGGEELDPKMLIARLGPIIERLRAHVCDTTYLLHDLLAQGRRLLFEGANATLLDVDHGTYPYVTASNASALGIPAGTGVPMSHVSTIIGVAKAYSTRVGAGAMPTEQVNALGDRIRERGREYGTTTGRPRRVGWIDLVALRYAAMINGITHLGVTLLDVLEGLDELHLCVGYRTGGGVTNRFLPDGRELARVEAVYETMPGFFGDISGARQMSDLPKEARNYLTRIEEFVGVPIGLVSVGPDRSQIVDAAGILGARAVNSG; the protein is encoded by the coding sequence GTGAAGTCCGACAGAGAGCACGCAAGCACCGCCGTCATCGGGTTGCAATGGGGTGATGAAGGCAAGGGCAAACTCGTTGACGTTCTCGGGCGCGATCACGACGCGGTTGTCCGCTACAACGGCGGCGCCAACGCAGGGCACTCGATCGTCATCGGAGGAGAGCGATTCGCCGTCCACCTCATTCCAGTAGGGGTCTTCCTCCCGGGAGTCCTCGCGGTCATCGGCAATGGCGTGGTCATCGATCCGGAAACTCTGGTCCGCGAACTCGAGGGCCTCGAAGCACGTGGGATTGATACCTCGGGCTTGAGGATCTCGTCGCGCGCGCACATTGTCATGCCTTACCACAAGCTCGAAGATGCGGCTCGCGAGGAGCGTGCCGGGGCTGATGGCAAGGCAATCGGCACCACCCGCCGCGGCATCGGTCCCGCGTACGCCGACAAGGCCCAGCGTCGTGGCGCGATCCGCGTGATCGACCTGCTCGATGCCCAGCGTCTGCGTGAGCGTGTCGAAGAAGCCTGCCGCATCAAGTCTGCCATGTTTCCCGGTGGTGGTGAGGAACTTGACCCAAAAATGCTGATCGCCCGACTTGGGCCGATCATTGAGCGGCTGCGCGCGCACGTCTGCGACACAACGTACCTGCTGCACGATCTGCTCGCGCAAGGTCGAAGGCTGCTCTTTGAGGGGGCCAATGCCACGCTGCTGGATGTCGATCACGGCACATATCCCTATGTGACCGCGTCCAACGCATCGGCTTTGGGAATCCCGGCCGGTACCGGCGTTCCGATGTCACACGTTTCCACCATCATTGGTGTCGCCAAGGCGTATTCGACCCGCGTTGGTGCGGGCGCAATGCCGACGGAACAAGTCAACGCGCTGGGCGATCGCATTCGCGAGCGTGGGCGCGAGTATGGAACCACAACCGGCCGCCCGCGCCGTGTTGGATGGATTGATCTCGTCGCGCTGCGATACGCTGCGATGATCAACGGCATCACCCATCTCGGTGTCACGCTTCTTGACGTTCTCGAAGGGCTGGACGAACTGCACCTGTGCGTCGGTTATCGCACCGGCGGGGGAGTGACGAATCGATTTCTTCCTGACGGGCGCGAACTGGCGCGGGTGGAAGCGGTGTATGAAACCATGCCCGGGTTTTTCGGAGACATCTCGGGAGCGCGACAGATGTCGGACCTGCCGAAGGAAGCACGAAACTATCTGACGCGAATCGAAGAGTTTGTTGGGGTTCCGATCGGACTGGTCAGCGTCGGGCCCGATCGCAGCCAAATCGTGGATGCTGCGGGCATACTGGGCGCGCGGGCGGTGAACAGCGGATAA
- a CDS encoding isoprenyl transferase, translating into MSIAGGKEIASQSPWASDAGALEVVSRMRNVNPHADPLLHLPDVHPARIPRHIAIIMDGNGRWAAKQGFPRIFGHRNGAIAVRETVQQCGRIGVEVLTLFSFSSENWRRPKDEIDALMSLCIAYCQGEQDALRQENIRVRVLGRRAELPEEVRNAIAELERVTGACTGPTLCLAINYGSRGEIVDAARALAREARDGTLDPDTIDEAALASRLYTKDLPDPDLLIRTAGQMRVSNYLLWQISYAELHISDALWPDFGASELHAAIRDYASRDRRFGAIESQPPQA; encoded by the coding sequence ATGAGCATTGCAGGCGGCAAGGAGATCGCAAGTCAGAGCCCGTGGGCTTCGGATGCTGGTGCGCTCGAAGTTGTCTCCCGGATGCGCAATGTCAATCCGCATGCCGACCCGCTGTTGCACCTGCCCGATGTTCACCCGGCTCGCATTCCGCGGCATATCGCCATCATCATGGATGGCAACGGGCGCTGGGCAGCCAAGCAGGGATTCCCCCGCATTTTCGGGCACCGCAACGGCGCGATTGCGGTGCGCGAGACGGTTCAGCAGTGCGGCAGGATTGGCGTCGAAGTTCTTACGCTGTTTTCGTTCAGTTCCGAAAACTGGCGCAGGCCTAAGGACGAAATCGACGCGCTGATGTCGCTGTGCATTGCGTACTGCCAGGGTGAACAGGATGCGCTGCGGCAGGAGAATATCCGGGTCCGCGTGCTTGGCAGGCGGGCGGAACTTCCTGAAGAAGTCCGAAACGCCATCGCCGAACTCGAGCGTGTGACGGGTGCGTGCACCGGTCCGACGCTGTGCCTTGCGATCAACTATGGCTCGCGGGGCGAGATTGTCGATGCGGCCCGGGCTTTGGCGCGCGAAGCGCGCGATGGCACGCTCGACCCCGACACGATCGACGAGGCGGCGCTGGCCTCGCGCCTGTACACCAAAGACCTGCCCGATCCGGATCTGCTGATACGCACAGCTGGGCAGATGCGGGTGAGCAATTATCTTCTCTGGCAGATCAGTTATGCCGAACTGCACATTTCTGATGCTCTGTGGCCCGACTTTGGTGCCTCGGAACTCCATGCGGCCATTCGCGACTATGCCTCGCGCGATCGTCGTTTTGGCGCGATCGAGTCGCAACCTCCGCAGGCGTGA
- a CDS encoding phosphatidate cytidylyltransferase — protein MLRQRLLLGPVLILLIVLGSWLDDAIDRTALPAWAAELLQRPTWPPGTIVFMVVSLLAVGGGLELSRIYREKKIAVSRRVVITLALSGLSIIAFLPKSLDGTTAAAIMNSAVTLVLIGSLAFYSRHKQVEGMVTAAGGALFAFVYLGMMFGFLVLIRREESAWVVLWVLVSTKASDIGAYFVGRSIGRHKMIPWLSPGKTWEGFFGGVIASAGVAALGAWLLSRSGAAEIPPMAGVIFGIVFGVVGPVGDLVMSLVKRDAGIKDAGSSLPGFGGVLDVIDSVLLAAPAAYWLLRLV, from the coding sequence GTGCTGCGTCAACGATTGCTTCTGGGGCCTGTGCTGATCCTGCTGATCGTTCTCGGCTCATGGCTCGACGACGCCATCGATCGGACCGCCCTCCCTGCGTGGGCAGCCGAACTGCTTCAACGTCCGACCTGGCCGCCCGGAACGATCGTGTTTATGGTGGTGAGTCTGCTGGCGGTCGGTGGGGGGCTGGAACTGTCGCGGATCTATCGCGAGAAGAAGATCGCTGTGTCGCGGCGTGTGGTGATCACACTGGCGCTTTCGGGCCTTTCGATTATTGCGTTTCTTCCCAAGTCGCTCGATGGCACGACGGCGGCTGCGATCATGAACTCGGCGGTGACGCTGGTGCTCATCGGGTCGCTCGCGTTCTACAGCCGGCACAAGCAGGTCGAGGGGATGGTGACGGCTGCGGGGGGGGCGTTGTTTGCGTTTGTGTATCTTGGCATGATGTTCGGTTTTCTGGTGCTGATCCGGCGTGAGGAAAGTGCGTGGGTGGTGTTGTGGGTGCTGGTCTCGACCAAGGCGAGCGACATCGGGGCGTATTTCGTTGGGCGGAGCATCGGGCGGCACAAGATGATCCCGTGGCTGAGCCCGGGCAAGACATGGGAAGGCTTCTTTGGCGGGGTCATTGCCTCGGCGGGGGTGGCGGCTTTGGGGGCGTGGCTGTTGAGCCGTTCGGGGGCAGCGGAGATACCGCCGATGGCGGGCGTGATATTTGGGATTGTCTTCGGGGTTGTCGGGCCTGTGGGGGATCTGGTGATGAGTCTGGTCAAGCGGGACGCGGGGATCAAGGATGCCGGGTCATCGCTTCCGGGGTTCGGGGGTGTTTTGGATGTGATTGACTCGGTGCTGCTGGCGGCTCCGGCTGCGTACTGGCTGCTGCGCCTTGTGTAG
- the rplD gene encoding 50S ribosomal protein L4, with translation MIDVPVYNMNGTSVGTMSIDESALGGTVNPALIKQAYVRYHANLRQGSARTLTRAEVSGSNRKMYRQKGTGRARHGNKKVPHFRGGGHAFAKKRARDDYRLDMPKKMRRKANRNALLSKLLDNEVRVIDGLSFATPRTKDFVSLLANLGIDKKALVALSPDADKSRNARLSGRNVETVSLCRADELNCFEMLNHRFLVIDKGDLQAWLSGPSSQIDKSAKVEPMGRQAAGGEEAA, from the coding sequence ATGATTGATGTCCCCGTCTACAACATGAACGGCACTTCGGTCGGCACAATGTCGATCGATGAGTCAGCCCTTGGCGGCACGGTCAATCCGGCGCTGATCAAGCAGGCATATGTTCGATATCACGCGAACCTGCGGCAGGGGTCTGCACGAACCCTGACCCGGGCGGAAGTCAGCGGCTCAAACCGCAAGATGTACCGCCAGAAGGGCACGGGTCGCGCACGACACGGCAACAAGAAGGTCCCGCACTTCCGTGGTGGTGGCCATGCCTTTGCCAAGAAGCGGGCGCGCGACGACTACCGGCTTGACATGCCCAAGAAGATGCGGCGTAAGGCGAATCGCAATGCGCTGCTCTCGAAGCTGCTCGACAACGAAGTGCGTGTGATCGATGGGTTGTCGTTCGCGACGCCTCGCACGAAGGACTTTGTGTCGCTGCTTGCGAACCTGGGGATTGACAAGAAGGCGTTGGTGGCGTTGTCTCCGGATGCGGACAAGAGCCGCAACGCGAGGCTGAGCGGGCGAAATGTCGAAACCGTTTCGCTGTGCCGGGCCGACGAGTTGAACTGCTTCGAGATGCTCAATCACCGGTTCCTGGTGATCGACAAGGGCGATCTTCAGGCGTGGCTGAGTGGTCCGTCGTCGCAGATTGACAAGTCGGCCAAGGTTGAGCCGATGGGCCGCCAGGCTGCTGGTGGCGAGGAGGCCGCGTGA